One region of Paraburkholderia acidiphila genomic DNA includes:
- a CDS encoding DUF4280 domain-containing protein has protein sequence MTSPQVCAGATLQCSFGGAPGTLNVLPVNRVLVGGVPAATIADSIPIVNVTPFALCQSPANPTVIAATAAALGVFTPMPCVPATPSPWIPGGAPTVTLGAMPALDAQATLVCLWGGVIKVVQPGQVSTLVP, from the coding sequence ATGACCAGCCCGCAAGTCTGCGCCGGCGCCACCCTGCAATGTTCCTTTGGCGGTGCGCCAGGCACGCTGAACGTGCTGCCCGTGAATCGTGTGCTCGTAGGCGGCGTGCCGGCCGCGACGATTGCGGACTCGATTCCCATCGTTAATGTCACGCCGTTCGCCCTGTGCCAAAGCCCGGCGAACCCCACGGTGATCGCTGCGACTGCCGCGGCGCTGGGCGTGTTCACGCCCATGCCCTGCGTTCCGGCGACGCCGTCACCCTGGATTCCCGGTGGTGCGCCCACCGTTACGCTGGGCGCGATGCCGGCGCTCGATGCGCAGGCTACGCTCGTTTGCCTGTGGGGCGGCGTGATCAAGGTGGTTCAGCCAGGGCAGGTTTCTACGCTGGTTCCGTAG
- a CDS encoding toxin-antitoxin system YwqK family antitoxin: METIQPVTIERDDTRIEGATLGGALHGPVRIEAEGRSVALIRYTNGVLSGPATYFYPEGTPSAQVQYAGGKLDGKALFYFPDGKIQREAHYAHGVLHGVSRTWLADGTPLEEAHYRNGKLHGVLQRFHPNGCLALRQPFGAGKPLEAAQRYTDDRRPIAANGKPLPRWKQWWQSLANPSSA, encoded by the coding sequence ATGGAGACGATCCAGCCGGTCACGATAGAACGCGACGACACGCGCATTGAAGGCGCCACGCTAGGCGGCGCGCTGCACGGTCCGGTTCGCATCGAAGCCGAAGGACGTTCCGTGGCATTGATTCGCTATACGAACGGTGTGCTCAGCGGACCGGCTACCTACTTCTATCCTGAGGGCACCCCTTCGGCGCAAGTGCAATATGCCGGCGGCAAGCTCGACGGCAAGGCGCTTTTCTATTTCCCCGACGGCAAGATCCAGCGCGAGGCGCACTACGCGCACGGCGTGCTGCACGGCGTCTCGCGCACATGGCTCGCCGACGGTACGCCGCTCGAAGAAGCGCATTACCGCAACGGCAAGCTGCATGGCGTCTTGCAACGCTTCCATCCGAACGGTTGCCTCGCGCTACGCCAGCCGTTCGGCGCGGGCAAGCCGCTCGAAGCCGCGCAACGCTATACCGACGACCGGCGACCGATCGCGGCCAACGGCAAACCGCTGCCTCGATGGAAGCAATGGTGGCAATCGCTCGCCAATCCGTCTTCGGCCTGA